A stretch of Suncus etruscus isolate mSunEtr1 chromosome 9, mSunEtr1.pri.cur, whole genome shotgun sequence DNA encodes these proteins:
- the LOC126018255 gene encoding olfactory receptor 51G2-like, with protein sequence MSVFNSSSLYPRFLLTGFSGLESKYGLISLPIFIIYITSIAGNITVLFIIRTEPSLHQPMYYFLSMLALTDLGLSTTTLPTMVSVFWFHVREISFNTCLVQMYFIHVFSIIESAVLLAMAFDRFVAIREPLRYATILTNGVIIGIGLAIAGRALALVFPASFLLKRLQYRPINILSYPFCLHQDLIKTTVSNRRVSSIYGLMVVIFSMGLDSVLLLLSYILILATVLSIASKSERVRALNTCISHICAVLTFYTPMIGLSMIRRYGQNASPIVHVLMANVYLLVPPFMNPIVYSVKTKQIRDRILKKFKQQKL encoded by the coding sequence ATGTCCGTCTTCAACAGCTCATCCTTATATCCTCGTTTCCTTCTGACAGGCTTTTCTGGCCTTGAAAGCAAATATGGCTTGATTTCTCTTCCTATCTTCATAATTTACATCACATCAATTGCAGGAAATATTACAGTCCTCTTTATAATCAGAACAGAGCCCTCCCTCCACCAGCCAATGTATTACTTTCTATCAATGTTGGCCCTTACTGACCTGGGCCTATCCACTACGACTTTGCCTACAATGGTcagtgtcttctggttccatgTCCGGGAGATCTCTTTTAATACTTGTCTGGTCCAAATGTACTTTATCCATGTTTTCTCAATTATTGAGTCAGCTGTGCTGTTAGCTATGGCGTTTGATCGCTTTGTAGCAATCAGAGAGCCTCTACGCTATGCAACTATTCTAACTAATGGTGTGATCATTGGCATTGGTTTGGCTATTGCTGGAAGAGCTTTGGCACTGGTCTTCCCAGCTTCCTTCCTCCTAAAGAGACTTCAATATCGTCCTATAAATATACTTTCCTACCCCTTCTGTCTACATCAAGATCTCATAAAGACAACTGTTTCCAACCGCAGGGTCAGCAGCATTTATGGACTCATGGTGGTTATCTTCTCAATGGGACTTGATTCagttctcctccttctttcttataTTCTCATCCTTGCCACAGTGTTGAGCATAGCATCCAAGTCAGAGAGAGTAAGAGCGCTTAATACTTGTATTTCCCACATTTGTGCTGTACTCACCTTCTATACACCAATGATTGGTTTATCTATGATACGTAGATATGGACAAAATGCTTCCCCTATTGTGCATGTGCTCATGGCCAATGTCTACTTGCTAGTTCCACCCTTCATGAACCCCATTGTCTATAGTGTTAAAACTAAGCAGATACGTGATAGAATTCTCAAGAAATTCAAGCAGCAAAAactttaa